The sequence AGGTATGAAATTGACAAAGCTACTGCTGGACAACGCCTAGATTTAAATCTCGAAAGAAGGTAAGGATGTGAGAATAAAATTGGATGTATTTTCATCTCACTGATTACTTTATATGCCATTGTTCtcgtttaattaatttttttacaacaAAGTCGGATTCGTGATGAGCTTGCTAATCAGAGTGCAGAAACAGCAAACCTTACAAACAAGCTTGATCGGgtgagtttttcatttttttttacttgtataAAATTGCATTTGCGTTTAGGAAGTGATTTTACTTCACATGTTAAATAGAAAAATAGCATTTTCTTGTTCCTAAGTGGCCAATTTAGTCTCTTAGTTGCTGCTTCCATTTTTATTCATGTGACTATTGTTCGAGCAGCAACACATGTtatcatttttctgaaaattgtgAGTATTATTGGTAcgagtaatattttttacatgtaATTTGTATGTCTTAGTAGGTTCAAATTGGACtgatatttcataaattaaaaatataacccCATCTCAAGATAAACTTTGGAATTCGATATGATGATTCCAAGTTTATCACTTTCTTTTTGGAGAAATGTCCAGCATACTTTTAGCAAAAATAGTTTCTAAGGAAAGAATTGACTACAAAATTAACTATTTTTAGCATGAAGAATCAAATGTGTTGGCTATACAACATTTTAGTGCCAAAAATGATAATTGTCATCAGTAAAAACACTAAAATTACTAATTCTCTATTATTATTGGATTATTGACTGTTATAGGAAATCCATGAACTGAGGGCTCAAATTGAAGCAGCAAAGTATGATGTGATCAAGTACTGCATAGGGACCCTCGTATCTTTATCTGCTGTTGGAATAGGAATGATTCGCATATTCGCCAGCAAACAATAAGGCAATGATTCAGGCATTCTGAGCTTGCTTAGCGCATTTATCTTTCTTTATATTGGGAAAGCATGTTGTAAAATTGTTTTGTTCCTTAATGTGATCATTCATTATGTTGTGTTCTTTTAAAGTTGTACCCTGTTCCCacatcggttagataaaatacctgagagttgtatatatgggcttggacaatcATCCTcctttgagctagcttttggggttgagttaggtccaagttccaatcttaacatggtatcagagctcaggttccaccgttatgCGTTGGAccacccgttctgcccatagttggcTCATTTGTAAAGTTCACGCTctagatgttcattcctggacATGAGAGGGGTGTGTtaattgtcccacatcggttggataaaatacatgGGAATTGtatatatgggcttggacaaACCTCctctcttgagctagcttttggggttgagttaggtccaagttccaatcttaacatacCTACCCCTATTTTAAGAGATCGAGATAGACTAGAGTAAACATTATATATAGTTCGTGTTATATGTATACTTAACTGCAAACAAAAGGTAAAAAAGGATAAGGTTCGATGAAATCTACACCTCAGAATCACTTAGGGATGTCAATGGCTCCGGGTTGGGCGGGTGTGGTCAAACACGAGACCTGTCCTGCCCTGCGAACCCGTCGAGTACAATCCAGATCGAACATGtcgaaaatatataattttatatttattcaataaaaaatttataaattaatgaataattaaatttatttgtccaaatttatgttaataatattcaacacaaaaaaatattatcgcATGTTAAAATATATCGATTTGTATTCAATTAATAACCAAAAAAATTGTAATGATTTATTTCgtattaggcaaaaacttgtgtgagacggtttcaagggtcgtattttatgagacggatctattatttgtgtcatccatgaaaaaatattactttttatgttaagaatattatttttattgtgaatatcggtagtattgacccgtttcacagataaagattcgtgagatatCCAAATATAATTAGATTACGTgagtttattaataaaattgatttgtgttGATGATTCAAGAGCTAAAATTTGACCACATAAAAAAGGAGAAACAATCCTCCATTAAATGATACAAATGTACACTTATATTGTAACAATTAAATGACTTTCTTTTTAAACTTAAGTCGATATTTGGAATTTGGTGCAAATTATTCTTCAAGTTCCCCTTGATTGTGGTAATGACATGTTTGAACTTCCTCCAATCTTTTTGAAAACTCATAGCAATATCTCAAAAGCTATATGAAACGTTCTCCCTTGAAACCTTACATGAAATCTTTCGGAAACGCAAAGAAAACTCAAGAAACCGTCACAAACAACCACTCGAATTAGTGTAATTGAGTAGTCAAAAATTTCTTTTTCCAAgaaattcatttaattattcACCAACTACTCTAAATTGTTGGGCCGGCCACTTGTGTTTTCATTCTTATCTCGGTCCGCATACGTTCGTTCTACGTGTGctcttataaaatatatttaagataCTAAAACACAATTACTTCCAAATAGGATTTATCATAACTTTCAcctttcatatttttaatttaagggTGCATTTGAATTGAAGAATTTGAAACTTTGTGTTTCATCCATGTTTGGTGAATTTCAAATAcgtcaatttttaaatttatacagatataatgataattatgatggatttgaaatataCACAATATGAgtgttatttcaaattcattcttGAAATCCTTTCGTAAGAGtgcaacataatattattttttatgacatATTAAAGGAAGAGAGTTTGCTATCAATTTGGTCCTTTGAAAGCGATGCTGGTGGATTAGTTGAGATTATATTGAGtgattttaatttattcaattGGCGGCTTAATTATGATCTTTTTAGCTGTGCTAATCAGTTGCAATTTGGTGATGTAAAACTGACTGGATCTTTTATTTTATAGAGGATGATTGATTGATTTTCATATTGCATGGAATCATAATTCTTTCAAGTTTTtagataattttatatttaatgttacattgaaaatatttgtcATGTCACAAGTATGTTAAGATATCCCACAACGGTTAGATAGAGTTCTTGAGAATTAtattgcatatatggacttgatCAATCATCCTCCTTGAGTTAGTTTTTGGGTTTGAATTAGATTcgagtctcaatcttaacacgGTATCATAGCTGATACCCACCATTATGTCTTAGACTGACCATAGTTGAGCCACTCATTAATGTCTTCATGCTccagttttttattttttgcgtGAGAGGAGTGTGTTAAGATGTCCATTAACATTTGTTAGATAGAGTTtatgagagttgcatatatggaatTTGACAATCCTCCACCCATTGCGCTAGCCTTTTGGGTTGAGTTAGAtccaagtctcaatcttaacatggtatcagagctcatgCTCACCGTTATGTGTTAGATTGTCTATAGTTGGATCACTCTTTAATGTCTTCACGCTCCAGTTTTATTCCTAGATATAAGGGGGTGTTAAGATATCTCAAATCAGTTAGATAGAGTTCCTGGGAATTTCATATATTAACTTAGACAATCCTCCCCTTTAGTTAGATTTTGAGATTAAATTAGGTACAAGTTTAATATTAACAAAGTAAGacatattgaatttttattaaacattTCATAATaaggaaaaaagaaataaaaaatagacaTCAGGATAACTTCCACTTAGTCCTATTTAACCATTGtaaatacatcaataacaaGCTTAGCGTATTCATTATATTCTTCAATGAAATAATCAACTTTTTTACTTTCCTCTTTTCTTCATTCTTCCACTCATGAATGTGATTtacttgatttgaattgattgtAATAAACCAACAAAATAAAATCCTTATCcataatattttcaatatacattaataaaaattaatgtacGAAAATATAATTCCATTTATCACGCTATATTAGTCGAGTGAGACGACGAGTCGGGATAGCCACAAGTTGGACTGCCCTAGGTGCGGTGAGTCCAAACACATCATTCATATCAAGCTCACTAGGCTTCATGCCATCCGGTAAAGTCCAATTGAAGCAATGGCAAAGGTTAGCCAAGGTCAACTCCAATGCATAGAGCCCTAACTGCATACCAGGGCACGACCTTCGACCCGACCCGAATGGTATAAACTCAAAGTTACTTCCTTTAAAATCCGGTGCACCAACGTCTAGGAACCTTGAGGGCTTGAATGTGCTGGGATCATCCCATGCATTTTTGTCCCGGCCAATGGCCCACGAGTTGATCATCACGCGTGCCCTAGCCGGGATCCTGAACCCATCAACCACGGTGTCGACGGTTGTTTCATGGAGGAGGAGCGGGATCGGAGGGTGGAGACGGAGGGTTTCTTTGGCGACGCATTTGAGGTACGTGAGCTTGTCGAGGTCGGACTCGTGGACTTTTCGGTCTAATCCCACTACATTAGCTAGTTCTTGTTGTAGCTTGTTTAGGTCCTCCCAGCTCTTCATTAGCTCTGCCATGGCCCATTCTATGGCCGATGCCACGGTTTCGGTCCCTCCAAACATGACATCCTttagaaaatggaaaaaaaccATACAAGAAAATATGTCAATGGAATGATTACGATATTTTGGGGGAGAATATTATTTAGAAATCAAatagatatatttatatatattataattaagatTAAACTAAAGCATGATCATCTCCAAAAATATAGGCTGACacataaattaaaatagtaTTACCATGATCAGGGCTTTGATGTTGTCTCTAGTAATACTTATAGCCGACCCTAAATCACTTTTTCCTCCATTTTCATCACAAAACTCCATTAACTCATCaaccatatcatcctcaaaacCATCACAAACTTCATTACTTTTTCTATTTGTCTTCTTATCTAGATGATCATCTATGATCTTATCGATAAATACATCCAACGATCCTCGAGCTCTATCAAGCCTCTTGTGTAAATCTGCCCCTTGGTAAGTAATCCAACCCAACCAAGGCATGAAATCGAGAACATTAAATTCCCCGAAAAGCTTGGAAAATTCTTGCATGATCCTCAAGAATTCCTCTTGCCCTTCTTCTGATATGGATCCGAACGCAGCCCTATAAGTGATATCCCTAGTCAACCCAAGCACCATCTCACCAATATTGACAGATGAACCTATCCTAGCATCGACATTCTTCAAAAAAGAGTCGATCTCTTCGCGAACAGACGCCCACGATTCGGCCCTTTTTCGACTGAAAACCTTAGTGACACAAATCTTTCTCATCTGCCTCCAAAAGGGTCCATAGTGTGCAAAAGCCATGTCCGCTCTATTGTAGGTCAAGTAACTTATTGCAACCGTGGCAGGACGATTAGAGAACAAGTTGTCTTGTGTTTGTAAGACTTGCCTTGCGATTTCCGGCGTGGACACCGCCACCATGTGAAGCTGCCCCATTCTCAAGTGGCACAATCCGCCGTAGACCTCCGCCAGCTCCGCCAGTCTGCGGTGGGTTAAATCTTTCATCATGAGCAAGTTGCCTATCAATGGTAAACCCTTTGGCCCTGGTGGAAAAGGGTTTCTTCTTGCAGAATTTCTCAACCAGATAGTGATGAAAAGGAGAAGTAATATTGGCAAGGCTAAGGATAAGTTTGGGTTGAATGGGATAAAATTCTCCATTGTTGTGTTTGTGTGCAAATACATGTCAGGTTTTtctacatatacatacacatatcTATATATAGAGAAGAAAAGTTAGTGGCAAGACCAAAATCCATGACTGCGATCCTCTTCTATAATGGAGAATTTCTTTGGCTGATTAAATTAAATGCATGGGTATACTTCCAGAAAGAAAATAATCACTGCATGACGTATGTTTTGCCGCGGTTGGATAATTTTAAAGAGTATAAATGattcttccttttttttaaataattaattatttgatacgCTGTCcatttatatacatattataaatGATTAGGATATCGCTATAAACACACACAATCGATTTGAATATGACGAAAAATGTAAGGTTCGAATTCGGATCGAATAAGTTATATTCGAGTTCGAGCACGATTCGAAActcgaaattttttaaaaaaaaattgctcaAATTCGGTTTAATTTGAATTAAAGATCGAGTTCTAGTTCtcgaaaattcgatatttattaatttagtgtataattatattatattgataaaatattaaggCACACAAACTAACGAACGAAATAATTTAGACTCGTTTtcggtttgaaaaaaatttgaacgtgttcaagttcggctcaaattcgatattttttgaGCAGGCTCGAAAAACTCACGAACCGCTCGATTCATTTATACCTAAGAATCATCACACGCGTtaaacattatatttttatataaatttttttaatgaattttgaacttcaaatttaagtttcgatttttattttattataaaatttatagcttctacaatttatatttttttttttacaaaaataaggAAGGTATTTTAGGCAATCTATATATGGTGACCAAGGTTGTTAGTAAAAGTCATAACAATGCTTGgcatttgaattaaaaaaaaataaaaaatcaaaatccttAAACTCAAATTATGTGTTACCTTCTACTTAGTTTAATTTAAACCCAAAAATTGGTGGGATGTTGATTTTGTTTCTacaaaaatgattattataaaaattaactctataataatttatttacgaaaatactACTAATTTCTGATTTTCAGTTTTTCACTTTCGTTTTCAACCCTACTCACTAATGATTTTTCCTCATATCTTCATAATCTGtaaatttaataacttttttaaaaGTAGAAGTTGCAAACAACCAAACAGTCCTTAgatatatacataaataatatagattaattacataaatttaaaaaattatctggTAAAGATAAACCATGCgttcatatataaaatatgaatgtCCAAAAATTAGATTGATTTTTCCAAATCCAATCATTTCTTTCCTTCTGGCTTTGTACAGATAAAAGGTTGGTTATACACATATGTTGGGCTTGTAAGCCCAAGAAATAGTGTGGTGAATTCTGGCTCAATTTGATTCACATAAATCAGAATAAggattttttttctctatttttttatttttttactgttAAAGGATATTTTAATGGGGAAGTTGCTGAAAAATCCCaaatccaaatatttttttaggttCACTcactacccacaaaattgtggtactatgtcatacaaaatgtggtacacttcatgtggaaatgtggtacaaaTATGttgaaatgtggtactaaaaaagtacccagggactaaacacaaaaaaaatcgacggctgaggactgaaggccaatttctcgtattttaatttggaaaaagatttcaaagtttttttaaaaaattcttttaaattcatAAGTTTTTAATCCAAAAAANATGttgaaatgtggtactaaaaaagtacccagggactaaacacaaaaaaaatcgacggctgaggactgaagaccaatttctcgtattttaatttggaaaaatatttcaaagttttttaaaaaattcttttaaattcatAAGTTTTTAATCCAAAAAATCTGCAATTactttctaaaataaattttgaatacaCCCTTTATGTCgtacaatatatttttttacatcgacgacaaattcttttttttatatatcctAATCTAGAGGATGGGACATCTAACGACAAATTAGAAACAAGAAAGTTGATAATTGTCTTTCATGAAAACCAAAGGTAGATACACATCCACACCACTGCCATCAAAGTACAGTCTTGAAAGTAAACTCTCTTGATAGCAGCTTCTATTGCTCTATTTAGCTATTGAAATGTAATGAATCCATctctaaataattttaaaattcaaattccaAAATTACACTGGTTATGTCAACTATTACAAAAATTCTTCTGAGAttatcacatgaattttttttaatacatatcTCTAACTTGATCCagtctatgaaaaatattattttttatgtaaaaaaaatatgtttttttttaaaatatgaatcgaTTCAACATATCTCATGGTTATAGATATATGAGACAATGACACTGGAGATTTACTCGTCGACTATAGCTTTAATTTGACTTTGTCActaaattatttttgttcatatagaaacaaataaaaaattatttggtcTTGATCTTGCAAGTCAACTATTATAGATGATGTTCTCAAATTTTAGGATATTTAAACAAATTAATGGATTAATTCCACAAAACCAAAATTATATTCCATTATACTACTGTAATTAATATAAACGGCCTTTTTGAGTAAAAATGTGCATAATACATAATAATAGAGAAGTGATTAAAAAATGTAGTTGATTCATAACCATTCTCACATGGCATGCCGCAGTGCAACTTTATGGAACACCAATAATTGATTAATTTCATGGGTAACCAACCACATGATAAAAACTTTTACCCACCCCAATTCAATTATCAGTTACAGTGGAACCTTGGTCATTATATATATANcataaaaaaaatataacataaacttATAAATGAGTcggatattcgtctcacaaaaattgaTTTATAATATCATGTcgtatgagtttttgtgtttattaaaatcatcgtcattaataatattattaaattcgaAATGGATAGGTAGATTGGAATTAGACATTTCAAAGAAGATAAATTATAAATGGGCCCATTTCATCTCAATCTTTcctttttaaaagataaattataatttcattcgttaaattatgaaattaaaagtAACAAGTTTCTTTTATcaatttaaaaatcaattacATCCATTTGAtttgtgaaaaattaaaaatatctatttttaatataaattatattaaatgagaGATTCTCGTTTTTCTACGGATAATATCCTTATACCTTGAATAATAAATTCTTTCACAAAA comes from Primulina huaijiensis isolate GDHJ02 chromosome 2, ASM1229523v2, whole genome shotgun sequence and encodes:
- the LOC140959797 gene encoding cytochrome P450 84A1-like, with the protein product MYLHTNTTMENFIPFNPNLSLALPILLLLFITIWLRNSARRNPFPPGPKGLPLIGNLLMMKDLTHRRLAELAEVYGGLCHLRMGQLHMVAVSTPEIARQVLQTQDNLFSNRPATVAISYLTYNRADMAFAHYGPFWRQMRKICVTKVFSRKRAESWASVREEIDSFLKNVDARIGSSVNIGEMVLGLTRDITYRAAFGSISEEGQEEFLRIMQEFSKLFGEFNVLDFMPWLGWITYQGADLHKRLDRARGSLDVFIDKIIDDHLDKKTNRKSNEVCDGFEDDMVDELMEFCDENGGKSDLGSAISITRDNIKALIMDVMFGGTETVASAIEWAMAELMKSWEDLNKLQQELANVVGLDRKVHESDLDKLTYLKCVAKETLRLHPPIPLLLHETTVDTVVDGFRIPARARVMINSWAIGRDKNAWDDPSTFKPSRFLDVGAPDFKGSNFEFIPFGSGRRSCPGMQLGLYALELTLANLCHCFNWTLPDGMKPSELDMNDVFGLTAPRAVQLVAIPTRRLTRLI